A genomic stretch from Bacillus sp. E(2018) includes:
- a CDS encoding GGDEF domain-containing protein, with translation MGKKHLPAHLNHIAWNRKIINVFWVVIFVSVCVEVINSFFTSKPLEEFIGMYIVLPTALLIFMVSLAEWSFKKKTIYIDYIIIWTACMFSAILISVHYEMYVMYTSLFFPMLISTIYFKKKKVWFSFALSTITYLLLSTFHPVLKNMNNLMDQISMICILITSTAICVGIMSRGYEMAKELNKAQADHQDLMVKSTIMEKQVKTDALTGLYNHMAFYEYMDVLLLQAETYHYPVHLAVMDIDNFKNINDTYGHGIGDIVLKRIAKAIKDNVTTDDFVARYGGEEFVVILNDINEEEAFTLLEKVRLVIQKLEHPEVKQENITISTGLQTYRRGMHKQAFFEGADNSLYVAKRQGKNRVITEGYSEAIHI, from the coding sequence TTGGGGAAAAAACACCTGCCTGCACACTTAAATCACATCGCCTGGAATCGAAAAATTATTAATGTATTTTGGGTTGTAATCTTTGTGTCAGTGTGTGTAGAGGTCATTAACAGTTTTTTTACATCTAAACCATTAGAAGAGTTTATAGGGATGTACATTGTTCTACCAACAGCTCTCTTGATTTTTATGGTTAGCTTGGCTGAATGGAGTTTTAAAAAGAAAACAATTTATATTGATTACATTATTATTTGGACAGCATGTATGTTTTCTGCTATCTTGATCAGCGTTCATTATGAAATGTATGTTATGTATACGAGTCTGTTCTTTCCTATGTTGATTTCAACGATTTATTTTAAAAAGAAAAAAGTGTGGTTTTCTTTTGCTCTTAGCACAATTACTTATCTACTGCTTTCGACTTTCCATCCGGTCTTAAAGAACATGAATAATCTGATGGATCAGATCTCCATGATATGTATTCTCATAACTTCAACAGCTATCTGTGTTGGGATCATGAGTCGAGGGTATGAGATGGCGAAAGAACTAAACAAAGCGCAGGCTGATCATCAAGATTTAATGGTAAAATCAACAATTATGGAAAAGCAAGTGAAGACAGATGCTCTTACAGGTTTGTACAATCACATGGCCTTTTATGAATATATGGATGTACTGCTGCTTCAAGCGGAAACGTATCATTACCCGGTTCATTTAGCAGTTATGGACATAGACAATTTTAAAAATATCAACGATACATATGGTCATGGCATTGGAGATATCGTTTTGAAACGAATTGCGAAGGCTATTAAAGATAATGTGACTACAGATGATTTTGTCGCCAGGTACGGCGGAGAAGAGTTTGTGGTTATCTTAAACGATATAAATGAAGAAGAAGCCTTTACATTATTAGAGAAGGTTCGATTGGTCATACAAAAACTAGAGCACCCTGAAGTGAAGCAAGAGAACATAACAATCAGTACGGGTTTACAAACGTACAGAAGAGGTATGCATAAACAAGCATTCTTTGAGGGTGCCGACAACAGCCTGTACGTTGCA
- a CDS encoding phage holin family protein codes for MEKWSMLYNMTVVSLGAVASFLFGTPGMLFKTLVLFIVLDYLTGMAASAYEGRLNSKEGFRGILKKMIIFAIVAAAHSLDQLLGGNYIHSATIFFYLSNELLSIIENAGRMNVPIPEFIKNAVSLLRQKNDNQNK; via the coding sequence GTGGAAAAATGGTCCATGTTATACAATATGACGGTCGTATCATTAGGAGCAGTTGCGAGCTTCTTATTTGGTACACCAGGCATGTTATTCAAGACACTGGTCTTATTCATTGTATTAGACTATTTAACCGGTATGGCTGCTTCAGCTTACGAAGGTAGATTGAACAGCAAAGAGGGTTTTAGAGGTATACTAAAAAAAATGATCATCTTCGCGATCGTTGCAGCGGCCCATTCTCTCGACCAACTGCTAGGTGGAAACTATATCCACAGTGCCACCATCTTCTTTTATCTATCTAATGAATTGCTATCAATCATTGAGAATGCTGGAAGAATGAATGTTCCAATTCCTGAGTTCATAAAAAATGCCGTTTCTCTGTTAAGACAGAAAAACGACAATCAAAATAAGTAA
- a CDS encoding flagellar biosynthesis anti-sigma factor FlgM, giving the protein MRIDGQQPVQRKYDVNKVYQQPSVKPPSFAKDELYISNEAKVLHENAQLNIREKKLLDIKKRIDAGEYQIDAQAIAKKISQFYSN; this is encoded by the coding sequence ATGAGAATTGACGGACAACAACCCGTTCAGCGAAAATATGATGTGAATAAAGTATATCAGCAGCCTTCTGTAAAGCCGCCATCATTTGCTAAAGACGAATTATACATATCTAATGAAGCAAAAGTGCTGCATGAAAATGCTCAATTGAATATAAGAGAAAAGAAATTATTAGATATAAAAAAACGCATTGATGCTGGTGAATACCAGATCGATGCGCAAGCGATCGCAAAAAAAATCTCACAATTCTATTCCAATTAA
- a CDS encoding purine/pyrimidine permease, translated as MKLTFSSLQWMVFILAGSLVAPIAIGDAFGMTQAETADLLQRSFLIIGASAILQALFGHKLPINEGPAGLWWGVFTVYAGIVASGALTVADGLQQLTAGMLISGILFLLLGMFRIISSVRALFTPLVTGTYLILLVSQLSGSFIKGMLGIGYLQEGADTKVALTSLFILILSIVLGKSPVKWLRSYSILISLLLGWGLFKLLNLTKETMHSNTTFAFPELFAWGIPELSSGTIITSLFVGMLLLTNMVASINVVEKAYETENKDYEPINYNRSSIMMGINTWIAGLFSAVASVPISGAAGFILTTKMFSKLAFIIGNALIILISFFPPLTFFFAGIPAPVGYATIFLPFSSMIGLAFKEYKSELKSENNLFIISTSLMVGIGSLFIPAAALKDWPNIIVTLLSNGLIMGMLTCMILEQFYKRRHSNKSVQKED; from the coding sequence ATGAAATTAACGTTCTCTTCTCTTCAATGGATGGTGTTTATCCTTGCGGGTAGTTTGGTTGCTCCCATCGCTATTGGTGATGCGTTTGGAATGACACAAGCGGAAACCGCAGATCTTTTACAACGTTCATTCTTAATTATTGGTGCTTCCGCAATTCTTCAAGCACTATTTGGTCATAAGCTGCCGATCAATGAAGGTCCAGCTGGATTATGGTGGGGCGTTTTTACAGTTTATGCGGGCATTGTAGCTTCTGGGGCATTAACGGTGGCTGACGGGCTACAGCAACTGACAGCTGGCATGCTGATCAGCGGGATCCTTTTTTTACTTCTTGGCATGTTTCGTATTATCAGTTCGGTCAGAGCTCTTTTTACTCCTTTAGTAACCGGTACTTACCTAATCCTTCTCGTCTCACAATTGAGTGGCTCTTTTATTAAGGGCATGCTCGGTATTGGATATCTACAGGAAGGTGCAGATACTAAAGTAGCTCTTACTTCACTCTTCATTTTAATTTTGTCCATTGTACTTGGAAAATCCCCTGTAAAATGGCTAAGAAGTTATTCCATCTTGATTTCTTTGTTACTCGGTTGGGGACTTTTTAAACTTTTGAATTTAACAAAAGAAACGATGCATAGTAATACGACTTTTGCTTTTCCAGAATTATTCGCTTGGGGAATACCAGAACTTTCTTCGGGAACGATTATAACTTCCCTATTCGTAGGAATGCTTTTATTAACAAACATGGTAGCTAGTATTAACGTCGTAGAAAAAGCCTATGAAACAGAAAACAAAGATTACGAACCTATCAATTACAATCGCTCATCTATCATGATGGGGATAAACACATGGATAGCAGGTCTATTTTCAGCTGTAGCAAGTGTACCAATCTCAGGTGCTGCTGGGTTCATCTTAACGACAAAAATGTTTAGCAAATTAGCATTCATCATTGGTAATGCACTTATTATCTTGATTAGTTTCTTCCCGCCACTTACCTTTTTCTTTGCTGGGATTCCTGCACCGGTAGGATATGCAACGATATTCCTCCCTTTTTCAAGTATGATTGGCCTAGCTTTTAAAGAATATAAAAGTGAATTAAAATCGGAAAACAATCTTTTTATTATTAGTACTTCTCTTATGGTTGGAATCGGAAGTCTCTTCATACCTGCTGCCGCATTAAAAGATTGGCCAAATATTATTGTAACGTTATTAAGCAATGGCCTAATTATGGGGATGCTAACATGTATGATACTTGAACAGTTTTACAAACGAAGACATTCAAACAAATCCGTCCAGAAAGAAGACTAA
- a CDS encoding alpha/beta hydrolase, protein MNICFEEHKIRSHDGTMLSGYDYGGSGDTLILIHYLGGTAKGWHPVIPFLKSHYRIISYDLRGHGTSDQPDQGYSFEDTANDLESVMNHFEINKAHLIGSSYGCMIGLYFTAMKQDRVLSLANIDGAIINDSGEDGLYDETLDEHLAKFEGQLDPDYESVEEYQQVYREQWLPWNKERANYIAAYEPRLKENGKVGNITTGRTMEKIISEIYYIDFLTWYKKVQSPVLFLPAEKEDHFQKSLKFIDSAKKDLSYSKTVVIPNTTHLMMFDHGKELAEALLRFHSEISVSEKL, encoded by the coding sequence ATGAATATTTGTTTTGAAGAACATAAGATACGATCTCATGATGGTACTATGCTTTCAGGTTATGATTATGGCGGTTCGGGGGATACGTTGATTTTAATTCACTATCTTGGTGGAACAGCTAAAGGATGGCATCCAGTGATTCCTTTTCTCAAGAGCCATTATAGAATAATAAGCTATGACCTTCGTGGACATGGAACATCAGATCAACCCGATCAGGGATATTCATTCGAAGACACGGCAAACGATTTAGAAAGTGTGATGAATCATTTTGAAATTAATAAGGCTCATCTCATAGGAAGCTCGTACGGATGTATGATAGGGTTATACTTTACAGCGATGAAGCAAGATCGCGTTTTGTCACTTGCCAACATAGACGGTGCGATCATTAATGATTCTGGTGAAGATGGACTATATGATGAAACCTTAGATGAGCATCTTGCTAAGTTTGAAGGACAATTAGATCCGGATTACGAATCAGTAGAAGAATATCAACAAGTATATAGAGAGCAATGGTTACCATGGAACAAGGAACGGGCTAATTATATTGCTGCGTATGAACCACGTTTGAAGGAAAACGGAAAAGTAGGAAATATTACTACCGGGCGAACGATGGAAAAGATCATATCCGAAATCTATTATATAGATTTCTTAACATGGTATAAGAAGGTTCAGTCTCCTGTTCTATTTCTGCCTGCTGAAAAAGAAGATCACTTTCAAAAATCTTTAAAGTTTATTGATTCGGCAAAGAAAGATTTGTCTTACAGTAAGACTGTTGTAATTCCAAACACGACACATTTAATGATGTTTGATCATGGAAAAGAATTAGCAGAGGCGTTATTACGATTTCATTCGGAAATTTCCGTTTCAGAAAAACTTTAA
- a CDS encoding DUF402 domain-containing protein, producing MEHKTADRPNWKRVTDKHFEVTHKESSCFNGKVTVIHLKQVSEPLVVNYKEHTVCIADSGYTWMQHFPEGEKYTITTVLDDNGDVVQFYIDMCGDHGVDENGIPWFDDLYLDIVILPDKELFLLDDNELMEAFKKGDINEEQMKLAHETAQKIISMHKEGKFEQLETCIEHATEWMQAKKFL from the coding sequence ATGGAACATAAAACGGCAGATCGACCTAATTGGAAAAGAGTAACTGACAAACATTTTGAAGTAACGCATAAAGAAAGTTCTTGTTTTAATGGCAAAGTGACAGTGATTCATCTGAAGCAAGTTTCTGAACCATTAGTTGTTAACTATAAAGAACATACGGTATGTATCGCTGATTCTGGCTATACGTGGATGCAACATTTTCCTGAGGGAGAAAAATATACGATCACAACGGTACTGGACGATAACGGTGATGTTGTACAATTCTATATTGATATGTGTGGGGATCATGGAGTGGACGAAAACGGAATTCCTTGGTTTGATGATCTCTATTTAGATATCGTGATCCTCCCTGATAAGGAGCTGTTTCTTTTAGATGACAATGAGTTGATGGAAGCTTTCAAAAAAGGGGACATAAATGAAGAACAAATGAAACTTGCACATGAAACAGCTCAAAAGATCATTTCGATGCATAAAGAAGGAAAGTTTGAACAACTCGAAACATGTATTGAGCATGCTACAGAATGGATGCAAGCAAAAAAATTCCTTTGA
- a CDS encoding cysteine hydrolase family protein, with amino-acid sequence MKKAGLLIVDVQKGFDETDFWGERNNANAEVNMLILLGAFREVGLPVFHVQHQSVNEHSPLHPSKLGYQLKTGFEPKEDELLFIKNVNSAFIGTELKESLEKEGIEHIVIVGLTSNHCISTTTRMAANYGFGVSLIHDATAAFQIKSYDGTVFSAQEVHASALAHLHQEFAEIISTEEALTRWVRTSPYMQ; translated from the coding sequence GTGAAAAAAGCAGGTTTGCTTATTGTTGATGTTCAAAAAGGATTTGATGAAACAGATTTCTGGGGAGAACGAAATAATGCAAATGCTGAAGTAAATATGCTTATATTACTTGGTGCCTTTCGAGAGGTGGGATTGCCGGTCTTTCATGTTCAGCACCAATCAGTTAATGAACACTCTCCGTTGCATCCTTCAAAATTAGGTTATCAGTTGAAAACAGGATTTGAACCGAAAGAAGATGAACTTCTTTTTATTAAGAATGTAAACAGTGCATTTATTGGGACAGAGCTTAAAGAATCATTAGAAAAAGAAGGAATTGAACACATTGTTATTGTTGGATTAACTTCGAACCATTGTATATCGACGACTACAAGAATGGCAGCAAATTATGGTTTTGGAGTGTCGTTAATCCATGATGCTACTGCTGCATTTCAAATTAAATCATATGATGGAACAGTGTTTTCGGCTCAAGAAGTCCATGCGTCTGCTCTTGCTCATCTCCATCAAGAGTTTGCGGAAATAATAAGTACCGAAGAAGCTTTAACGCGTTGGGTGAGAACTTCTCCATACATGCAATAA
- a CDS encoding LysE family transporter, translating to MMILSVHFVMLGISLAIPIGPIKLEMIKHGLHGGFWPSWLVGIGAVCADILFMSFIFLGLSPFLHDKWITICMSLTGIIMLSYLGISTIRSSNTSLSFMNENIIEIKKPFWTGFVIAVMNPYNLMFWFGVYGGSLQSIPSTSSTMIRIGLSFCIIVGIVLWNLNVAFTVHFFRTLINDFTIRWLIRLAGIGLLAFSIFLTYKLFTLFP from the coding sequence ATGATGATATTAAGTGTTCATTTTGTTATGCTTGGTATCAGTTTAGCTATTCCAATCGGCCCTATTAAACTTGAGATGATTAAACATGGATTGCATGGCGGTTTTTGGCCATCTTGGCTTGTTGGAATTGGTGCAGTTTGTGCTGATATATTGTTTATGTCTTTTATATTTCTAGGACTCTCGCCTTTTCTACATGATAAATGGATTACAATCTGCATGTCGTTAACTGGAATTATTATGCTTAGTTATTTAGGTATTTCAACTATAAGGAGTTCCAACACATCCTTATCTTTTATGAACGAAAACATTATTGAAATCAAAAAACCATTTTGGACAGGTTTTGTCATTGCTGTTATGAATCCATATAATTTAATGTTTTGGTTTGGTGTTTATGGAGGTTCACTTCAAAGCATACCTTCTACATCAAGTACTATGATCAGAATCGGGTTAAGTTTTTGTATAATAGTAGGGATTGTTTTGTGGAACCTTAACGTGGCCTTTACCGTTCATTTTTTTCGTACGCTGATCAACGATTTTACAATACGGTGGCTGATAAGATTAGCTGGAATCGGTTTACTGGCCTTCTCTATTTTCCTTACGTATAAATTATTCACATTGTTTCCATAA
- a CDS encoding TraR/DksA C4-type zinc finger protein → MALSTQEMDHFKQILLSRKEEIKGMRERNESFGSDSEFPKESTGELSNYDNHPGDLGTELFEKEKDIALNDLHEKELEDIETALKSIEKGEYGVCKTCGQDILKERLEVVPFTLYCKEHSPAQNSSDDRPIEEEVIGPDYKTRSNDNKDATFFDGEDAWQSVAKYGTSETPSDFTDPDKRDYNEMYEDSDDDDGFVEEYESFVATDITGKERNVVHNRNHEEYEEELDREEEKQADREKYDK, encoded by the coding sequence ATGGCATTATCTACACAAGAAATGGACCATTTTAAACAAATCTTATTATCACGAAAAGAAGAGATAAAAGGAATGAGAGAAAGAAACGAGTCTTTCGGTAGTGACTCAGAATTTCCGAAAGAATCAACAGGTGAATTGTCTAACTATGATAATCATCCTGGAGATCTCGGCACTGAATTATTTGAAAAAGAAAAAGATATTGCTTTAAATGATCTACATGAAAAAGAGCTGGAAGACATTGAAACAGCTTTGAAAAGTATTGAAAAAGGTGAGTACGGAGTATGTAAAACGTGTGGTCAAGACATTCTTAAAGAACGTTTAGAAGTAGTCCCTTTTACGCTTTATTGCAAAGAACATAGCCCTGCACAAAATTCTTCAGATGATCGTCCTATTGAAGAAGAGGTAATTGGGCCAGACTACAAAACAAGGAGCAATGATAATAAGGATGCGACGTTCTTTGATGGAGAAGATGCATGGCAGTCCGTTGCAAAGTACGGAACAAGTGAAACTCCGTCAGACTTTACTGATCCTGATAAGAGAGACTACAACGAGATGTATGAAGATTCGGATGACGATGACGGATTTGTAGAAGAATATGAAAGTTTTGTTGCTACTGACATTACAGGAAAAGAAAGAAATGTTGTTCATAACAGAAATCATGAGGAATATGAAGAAGAGTTGGATAGGGAAGAGGAAAAGCAAGCAGATAGAGAAAAGTATGATAAGTAA
- a CDS encoding HD domain-containing phosphohydrolase: MKIYKNFEKRLLKNYVIGSTAAVLGVGGVFVFTTLRLSTFEFMVLCGILLTSCVIMFSLEYVFFRLHTAVFKNYFSKQQPAIPLAEKAYFHAHHFPIRTVKRILGPHLLGLSIPALSLTAIAISLGYLSLPYYYMYLASLGAILVAGMHAIIEFFLTTKAVQPVLRTIQEKTLKDHGKILSLSTSKHISIQRKIQWSTLFIGTFPLLLFALANQVRLYHLSAPVNGSYWSWAFFILLIGISFAIYGAYLLFKDIQQPMHELQAGMYEVRTGNSNAKVNDLYSDEFSKLIKGFNHMAQAIQSREHENKQLLESFFATMAATLDARDPYTAGHSLRVADYAMKIGQMAGLPFQQLVQLRKAALLHDIGKIGIPDVVLLKESKLTSAEFEQIKKHPVIGADILAQVQPFEAMQPLLPGVRYHHERYDGQGYPEQLAGESIPIFGRIIAVADAYDAMTSDRPYRKGMTHEKALAILEDGKGTQWDPYLTQLFIEEMSLKSIS, encoded by the coding sequence ATGAAGATCTATAAGAATTTTGAAAAACGTTTATTAAAAAATTATGTGATTGGTTCAACCGCTGCCGTATTAGGAGTCGGAGGGGTATTTGTATTCACAACACTCCGTCTATCAACGTTTGAATTTATGGTATTGTGTGGTATCCTTCTTACTTCTTGTGTGATTATGTTTTCCCTTGAATATGTTTTTTTTCGTTTGCATACAGCTGTTTTTAAAAACTACTTTTCAAAACAACAACCTGCCATACCACTCGCTGAAAAAGCTTATTTTCATGCTCATCATTTTCCGATCAGAACGGTAAAACGAATTCTCGGTCCACATTTGTTAGGTTTATCTATACCTGCACTGTCCCTAACAGCTATAGCGATTTCTTTAGGTTACTTATCACTTCCCTATTACTACATGTATCTTGCATCACTCGGAGCAATATTAGTGGCAGGTATGCATGCGATTATTGAATTCTTTTTAACGACGAAAGCTGTTCAGCCCGTGCTTCGTACCATTCAAGAAAAAACGCTTAAAGACCATGGAAAAATACTATCCTTATCAACGTCCAAACACATATCAATCCAAAGAAAGATTCAGTGGAGCACCTTATTTATTGGAACGTTTCCACTACTTTTATTCGCACTCGCGAATCAAGTGCGCTTATATCATTTGTCTGCACCTGTAAACGGATCGTATTGGAGCTGGGCTTTCTTCATCTTATTGATTGGTATTTCTTTCGCCATCTATGGAGCGTACTTATTGTTTAAAGATATTCAGCAGCCCATGCACGAACTTCAAGCAGGCATGTATGAAGTTCGTACCGGAAATTCGAATGCAAAAGTAAATGATCTGTATTCAGATGAATTTTCTAAACTCATAAAAGGATTTAATCATATGGCCCAAGCTATTCAGTCTCGTGAACATGAGAATAAGCAGCTTCTTGAAAGCTTTTTCGCAACGATGGCCGCCACTTTAGATGCTCGCGATCCTTATACAGCAGGCCATAGCTTACGAGTTGCGGATTATGCTATGAAAATCGGTCAAATGGCTGGATTACCGTTTCAACAATTGGTCCAACTTCGAAAAGCAGCACTTTTGCATGATATCGGAAAAATCGGAATACCCGATGTCGTTCTACTAAAAGAGTCGAAATTAACATCAGCAGAATTTGAACAAATTAAAAAGCATCCCGTCATAGGTGCAGACATCCTTGCACAAGTACAGCCTTTTGAAGCTATGCAACCACTGCTTCCTGGTGTTCGTTATCACCATGAACGATATGATGGGCAAGGCTATCCTGAACAGCTGGCTGGGGAAAGCATCCCTATTTTCGGGAGAATTATTGCAGTTGCCGATGCTTATGATGCAATGACCTCAGACCGACCTTATCGAAAAGGAATGACTCATGAAAAAGCATTAGCTATTTTGGAAGATGGGAAAGGTACTCAATGGGATCCATACTTAACCCAACTTTTTATTGAAGAGATGTCGTTAAAATCTATTTCTTAA
- a CDS encoding GNAT family N-acetyltransferase codes for MNTYDHFPVIETDRLRLRPVIESDVKEIYAAFSDTDALRFYGMEPLKTEVEAYELIQAFEKGFTTGSSIRWGIILKEQDKLIGTCGFHNWSKSDRRTELGYELIRAYWHNGFMNEALRAILHYGFNGMEFNRIAAVIRPENNSSRTLVTKLGFHEEALLREHQRVGDDYYDMYIYSLLKKNADLYGQEANSI; via the coding sequence TTGAATACATACGATCATTTTCCAGTTATTGAAACAGATAGGCTGAGACTAAGACCTGTGATTGAGTCAGATGTAAAAGAAATTTATGCAGCGTTCTCAGATACTGACGCATTAAGATTTTATGGAATGGAGCCGTTAAAAACGGAAGTAGAAGCTTATGAGCTTATTCAAGCCTTTGAAAAAGGGTTCACAACAGGAAGCTCCATACGTTGGGGAATCATTCTGAAAGAACAAGATAAGCTCATTGGAACGTGCGGATTTCACAATTGGAGCAAATCAGATCGAAGAACAGAACTTGGTTATGAACTAATTCGTGCATATTGGCATAACGGTTTCATGAATGAAGCACTACGAGCTATTCTTCATTACGGGTTCAATGGTATGGAATTTAATAGAATAGCAGCGGTGATCAGACCAGAAAACAATTCTTCCCGCACGCTTGTAACTAAACTTGGTTTTCATGAAGAAGCATTACTACGCGAACATCAAAGAGTTGGTGACGACTATTATGATATGTACATTTATTCCCTGCTTAAAAAGAACGCTGATTTATATGGACAAGAAGCTAATAGCATTTAG
- a CDS encoding site-2 protease family protein: protein MAQKAEKQNQSRIWTIIAGIGLFLLSKLKWVFGLLKLGKFATLISMFISLGAYAVFYGWKFAVAIVYLIFVHEMGHLVAAKQKGIKTSPAIFIPFMGAAIGMKEMPKNAKDEAYIAYAGPLFGLLSFLPAVFLYETTGEPFWGLVIFLGALINLFNLFPVSPLDGGRIVGVLSTKIWFIGLLLVLPYLFLSPDPIIFLIFIFGILTWWKRVREDFEQNKLKETLTLFQSEQEKLTEINQEMDEYKDMPNFGYIIGTYLEDVRVAKDRLKRNMPTGSSFPVLQDKKKIHKHRTLVEIEILNNRERFLQTVLKEYESNQRQREYIQNMYQEADPEEIATLPELQSFSHSSLFEAYEQSLLSEKAKTEKQFEQTKNYYVSNTKTKVIVLIMYLLLAGVLSAFVVYGNQLMDANRFLIS, encoded by the coding sequence ATGGCTCAAAAAGCTGAAAAACAAAATCAATCCCGTATATGGACCATCATAGCGGGAATCGGTTTGTTTCTGTTAAGTAAATTAAAGTGGGTGTTCGGCCTGCTGAAATTAGGAAAATTTGCAACACTCATCTCCATGTTTATATCGCTTGGTGCATATGCAGTGTTTTATGGCTGGAAATTCGCAGTAGCAATCGTATATCTAATTTTTGTGCATGAGATGGGCCACTTGGTTGCGGCTAAACAAAAAGGAATAAAAACATCACCAGCGATCTTTATCCCGTTTATGGGTGCAGCGATTGGTATGAAAGAGATGCCTAAAAATGCTAAAGATGAAGCCTATATCGCTTATGCAGGACCATTGTTCGGATTATTGTCTTTCCTACCAGCAGTGTTTCTGTATGAAACGACTGGTGAACCCTTCTGGGGCTTGGTCATATTTTTAGGAGCTCTAATCAACCTATTTAACTTGTTCCCTGTCTCGCCACTCGATGGCGGAAGAATCGTTGGGGTTCTATCTACTAAGATCTGGTTCATTGGCTTATTACTTGTTCTGCCTTATTTGTTCCTATCACCAGACCCAATCATTTTCTTGATCTTTATTTTCGGTATCCTAACTTGGTGGAAACGAGTTCGTGAAGACTTTGAACAAAACAAGTTAAAAGAAACGCTTACTTTGTTTCAATCAGAACAAGAGAAACTTACTGAGATCAATCAAGAGATGGATGAGTACAAAGACATGCCGAATTTTGGTTATATCATCGGGACTTATCTAGAAGATGTAAGAGTTGCCAAAGATAGACTTAAACGAAATATGCCAACTGGTTCTTCATTTCCTGTCCTACAGGACAAGAAGAAGATTCATAAGCATCGTACACTAGTAGAAATTGAAATATTAAACAATCGTGAACGTTTTTTACAGACAGTTCTAAAAGAATATGAGAGCAATCAACGTCAGAGAGAATACATTCAAAACATGTATCAAGAAGCTGATCCTGAAGAAATCGCAACTTTGCCAGAGCTTCAGAGCTTTAGTCATAGCAGCTTGTTTGAAGCTTATGAACAAAGCCTGTTATCTGAAAAAGCGAAAACAGAGAAACAATTCGAACAGACAAAGAACTATTACGTCTCAAACACAAAAACAAAAGTGATCGTGTTGATTATGTATCTATTGTTAGCAGGAGTCTTATCTGCTTTTGTTGTATACGGCAATCAACTTATGGATGCAAATCGTTTCTTAATCAGCTAG